One Zymoseptoria tritici IPO323 chromosome 3, whole genome shotgun sequence genomic region harbors:
- a CDS encoding 60S ribosomal protein L43, whose amino-acid sequence MTKRTKKVGITGKYGTRYGASLRKQVKKIEISQHARYTCTFCGKVSVKRNATGIWDCKSCHKTIAGGAYVVSTPAAAATRSTIRRLREIAEV is encoded by the exons ATGACGAAGCGCACAAAGAAGGTCGGAATCACCGGAAAATACGGTACCCG TTACGGTGCCTCGCTCCGCAAGCAGGTCAAGAAGATCGAAATCTCCCAGCACGCCCGCTACACATGCACATTCTGCGGCAAGGTCTCCGTCAAGCGCAACGCGACCGGTATCTGGGACTGCAAATCATGCCACAAGACCATCGCCGGAGGAGCATACGTTGTGTC GACACCCGCGGCCGCTGCCACACGATCAACCATCCGACGTCTGCGCGAGATTGCTGAGGTTTAA
- the MgEXG10 gene encoding putative glucan 1,3-beta-glucosidase, exo-beta-1,3-glucanase (Glucan 1,3-Beta-Glucosidase (Signal P secreted) (Glycosyl Hydrolase Family 17)): MRFSAVITALAASAPLTTAFYRGFNMAGNNEDGSCKTTAQWTEAFNKLKGLPQPITSVRLFASSDCNTLDNAVPAALNTGTKLLVGLWTQNEDHFTAEKHALESNIKAHGSDWILACAAGSEDIYRGGLDINRLAEQIYDVRGMIRALGSNAPVGHVDTWNAWVNPGTDVVTKACDFVGMDAYPYWQGARIEDAHDVFMKTLKDTRDHVNSVKNGIPVWVTETGWPVSGPNFGASVASKTNAQKFWRGTGCKLFNQGQSFRVAIYIVFRLT; the protein is encoded by the exons ATGCGTTTCTCCGCTGTCATCACCGCTTTGGCGGCCTCTGCTCCTTTGACCACAGCGTTCTACCGAGGTTTCAACATGGCAGGCAACAATGAAGACGGCTCCTGCAAGACCACAGCTCAATGGACTGAAGCATTCAATAAATTGAAGGGCTTGCCGCAACCTATCACGTCCGTACGACTTTTTGCTTCGAGCGACTGCAACACACTCGACAATGCTGTACCCGCGGCATTGAACACTGGAACCAAACTCTTGGTCGGTCTCTGGACTCAGAATGAAGACCACTTCACTGCCGAGAAGCACGCTCTCGAGTCGAACATCAAGGCACACGGCTCGGACTGGATCTTGGCCTGCGCAGCCGGCAGCGAGGACATCTACCGTGGCGGCTTGGACATCAACAGGCTTGCTGAACAGATCTATGATGTCCGCGGGATGATCAGGGCGCTGGGAAGCAACGCTCCGGTCGGACATGTCGATACCTGGAACGCTTGGGTGAACCCAGGAACCGATGTTGTCACCAAAGCATGCGATTTTGTTGGAATGGATGCCTATCCTTACTGGCAAGGCGCCAGGATTGAGGACGCTCACGACGTCTTCATGAAGACCTTGAAAGACACTAGGGATCATGTGAACAGCGTCAAGAATGGTATCCCGGTTTG GGTGACCGAAACTGGTTGGCCTGTCTCCGGACCCAACTTTGGAGCCTCTGTCGCTTCCAAGACCAATGCCCAGAAGTTTTGGAGAGGCACGGGATGCAAGCTCTTTAACCAAGGTCAGAGCTTTCGTGTTGCCATATACATTGTCTTCAGACTGACCTGA